In one Pseudomonas sp. R84 genomic region, the following are encoded:
- a CDS encoding allophanate hydrolase subunit 1, with product MNPRIEVVALDCLMLRLFDEIVEANMPWMLAASERLRAVFGEQLIDLVPSYTTLMVHYDLTALSPSQARELIAEALIDLSPNVRTGGQCHVLPVWYDLSVGPELVLLAERSGLAVEEVIRRHSGREYQVFALGFAPGFAFMGLVEEVLAAPRLNTPRKKVAAGSVGIAERQTAAYPVVSPGGWNLIGRTPAKLFDRNREGYSLMQPGDTVRFEAVSHAEFVNLGGDDTPLEVQA from the coding sequence ATGAACCCAAGGATTGAAGTGGTGGCACTGGATTGCCTGATGCTGCGGCTGTTCGATGAAATCGTCGAAGCCAACATGCCTTGGATGCTCGCTGCCAGTGAGCGTTTGCGTGCGGTATTCGGCGAGCAACTGATTGATCTGGTGCCGTCCTATACGACGTTGATGGTGCATTACGATCTGACGGCTCTGAGCCCGAGTCAGGCGCGGGAGTTGATCGCCGAGGCGTTGATCGACCTGTCGCCGAATGTGCGAACTGGCGGTCAATGTCATGTGTTGCCGGTCTGGTATGACTTGAGCGTCGGCCCGGAATTGGTCCTGCTGGCCGAGCGCAGTGGGCTGGCAGTGGAGGAGGTGATACGTCGCCACAGTGGTCGCGAATATCAGGTGTTTGCGCTTGGCTTTGCGCCGGGATTCGCGTTTATGGGGTTGGTCGAAGAAGTGCTTGCCGCGCCTCGCCTGAACACGCCGCGCAAGAAAGTCGCGGCTGGCAGTGTCGGTATTGCTGAACGGCAAACCGCTGCCTATCCCGTCGTGTCTCCCGGCGGCTGGAATCTGATCGGCCGCACCCCGGCCAAATTGTTCGACCGCAACCGCGAGGGCTACAGTCTGATGCAACCGGGCGACACGGTGCGATTCGAAGCGGTCAGTCATGCCGAGTTCGTCAATCTGGGCGGCGATGACACGCCACTGGAGGTGCAGGCATGA
- a CDS encoding biotin-dependent carboxyltransferase family protein codes for MSRLTIEASTPLCLLQDAGRFGVRHLGVTQGGAADWCSMSWANWLLGNGLDVPVIEITLGGLAVIAEEDCLLALAGADLGAQIEGQPLAPWRSFKLGKGQKLLFTQPLLGARAYLAAPGGFDAPKVLGSSATVVREELGGLDGMGLPLAAESTLSYRGESLWVREVPLALRPDLKSNAPLDLVLGAQIGHFSGQSLFDAFNSAWRLDSRADRMGIRLLGKALQYQGQPMISEGIPLGAVQVPPDGQPIVLLNDRQTIGGYPRLGALTPMALARLAQCLPGAQVRLRPVVQEVAHREHTKYLQRFKDS; via the coding sequence ATGAGCCGACTGACGATTGAAGCGAGTACGCCGCTGTGCCTGTTGCAGGACGCAGGACGTTTCGGCGTGCGCCATCTGGGCGTCACCCAGGGCGGCGCAGCGGACTGGTGCTCAATGAGCTGGGCCAACTGGTTGCTGGGCAACGGACTGGATGTGCCGGTGATCGAAATCACCCTCGGCGGCCTTGCCGTCATCGCGGAGGAGGACTGCTTGCTGGCGCTGGCTGGAGCTGATCTTGGCGCGCAGATTGAGGGTCAACCGCTGGCGCCGTGGCGCAGTTTCAAGTTGGGTAAAGGACAGAAGTTGCTGTTCACGCAGCCGTTGCTTGGGGCTCGGGCCTATCTGGCGGCGCCCGGTGGTTTTGATGCACCGAAGGTGCTGGGCAGTAGCGCCACGGTTGTACGTGAAGAACTCGGTGGTCTGGATGGCATGGGTTTGCCGTTGGCCGCGGAATCAACGCTGAGTTATCGCGGGGAATCGCTGTGGGTACGGGAAGTGCCGTTGGCGTTGCGGCCGGATCTGAAGTCGAATGCACCACTGGATCTGGTGCTCGGTGCGCAGATTGGCCATTTCAGCGGGCAGAGTCTGTTCGATGCATTCAACAGTGCCTGGAGGCTGGACAGTCGCGCCGATCGCATGGGCATTCGCTTGCTCGGCAAAGCGTTGCAATACCAAGGCCAGCCGATGATTTCCGAGGGTATTCCGTTAGGCGCCGTTCAAGTGCCACCGGACGGGCAGCCGATTGTGTTGCTCAATGATCGGCAGACGATTGGCGGTTATCCGCGATTGGGCGCGTTGACGCCGATGGCGTTGGCGCGGTTGGCGCAGTGTCTGCCGGGGGCGCAGGTGCGGTTGCGGCCGGTGGTGCAGGAGGTTGCGCACCGTGAGCACACCAAATATCTGCAGCGCTTCAAAGATAGCTAG
- a CDS encoding VWA domain-containing protein, which yields MLLNLFNEMRAAKVPVSVRELLDLINALKQRVTFADMDEFYYLSRAILVKDERHFDKFDRAFGAYFNGLEKLDDHLQALIPEDWLRKEFERSLSDEERAQIQSLGGLDKLIEEFKKRLEEQKERHAGGNKWIGTGGTSPFGSGGFNPEGIRVGDAGKRQGKAVKVWDQREYKNLDDSVELGTRNIKVALRRLRKFARQGAAEELDIDGTIDHTAKDAGLLNIQMRPERRNTVKLLLLFDIGGSMDAHVKICEELFSACKTEFKHLEYFYFHNFVYESVWKNNMRRTSERTSTQDLLHKYGADYKVIFIGDAAMAPYEITQAGGSVEHWNEEPGYVWMQRFMEKYKKLIWINPYPKDTWGYTSSTNIVRDLIEDQMYPLTLRGLEEGMRFLSK from the coding sequence ATGTTGCTCAACCTGTTCAATGAAATGCGTGCCGCCAAGGTGCCCGTGTCCGTGCGCGAGTTGCTCGACCTGATCAACGCGCTGAAACAGCGCGTGACCTTCGCCGACATGGACGAGTTCTACTACTTGTCGCGGGCGATTCTGGTCAAGGACGAACGCCATTTCGACAAGTTCGACCGCGCGTTCGGCGCCTACTTCAATGGTCTCGAAAAGCTCGATGATCACTTGCAGGCGCTGATTCCCGAAGACTGGCTGCGCAAGGAGTTCGAGCGCTCGCTGAGCGACGAGGAACGCGCGCAGATCCAGTCCCTCGGCGGTCTGGACAAGCTGATCGAAGAGTTCAAGAAACGTCTGGAAGAACAGAAGGAACGCCACGCCGGCGGCAATAAATGGATTGGCACTGGCGGCACCAGCCCGTTCGGCTCCGGTGGCTTCAACCCGGAAGGCATTCGCGTTGGCGATGCCGGCAAACGCCAAGGCAAAGCGGTGAAAGTCTGGGATCAGCGCGAATACAAGAACCTCGATGATTCGGTGGAACTGGGCACGCGCAATATCAAAGTCGCCCTGCGCCGACTGCGCAAATTCGCCCGCCAAGGCGCGGCAGAAGAGCTGGACATCGACGGCACCATCGACCACACCGCCAAGGACGCCGGTCTGCTGAATATCCAGATGCGCCCCGAGCGACGCAACACCGTGAAGCTGTTGCTGCTGTTCGACATCGGCGGTTCGATGGACGCGCATGTGAAGATTTGCGAAGAGCTGTTCTCGGCCTGCAAGACCGAGTTCAAGCATCTGGAGTATTTCTACTTCCACAACTTCGTTTACGAATCGGTGTGGAAGAACAACATGCGCCGCACCTCCGAGCGCACCTCGACCCAGGATCTGTTGCACAAGTACGGCGCCGACTACAAAGTGATCTTCATCGGTGACGCAGCCATGGCGCCTTATGAAATCACCCAGGCCGGCGGCAGTGTCGAGCACTGGAACGAAGAGCCGGGCTACGTGTGGATGCAGCGCTTCATGGAGAAGTACAAGAAGCTCATCTGGATCAACCCGTATCCGAAAGATACCTGGGGCTATACCTCATCGACCAATATCGTGCGGGATCTGATCGAGGATCAGATGTATCCGTTGACGTTGCGCGGGCTTGAGGAAGGGATGCGGTTTCTTTCCAAATAA
- a CDS encoding MoxR family ATPase: protein MKFEGTQAYVATDDLKLAVNAAITLERPLLVKGEPGTGKTMLAEQLAESFGAKLITWHIKSTTKAHQGLYEYDAVSRLRDSQLGNEKVHDVRNYLKKGKLWEAFESEERVILLIDEIDKADIEFPNDLLQELDKMEFYVYEIDETIKAKKRPIIIITSNNEKELPDAFLRRCFFHYIAFPDRTTLQKIVDVHYPDIKKDLVSEALDVFFDVRKVPGLKKKPSTSELVDWLKLLMADNIGEAVLRERDPTKAIPPLAGALVKNEQDVQLLERLAFMSRRGTR from the coding sequence ATGAAGTTCGAAGGCACCCAGGCCTACGTCGCCACCGATGACCTGAAGCTGGCGGTCAACGCCGCCATCACTCTGGAGCGACCGCTGCTGGTCAAGGGCGAGCCGGGCACCGGCAAGACCATGCTCGCCGAGCAACTGGCCGAATCGTTCGGCGCCAAGTTGATCACCTGGCACATCAAATCCACCACCAAAGCCCATCAGGGCCTGTACGAGTACGATGCGGTCAGCCGCCTGCGCGACTCGCAATTGGGCAATGAAAAAGTCCACGACGTGCGCAACTACTTGAAGAAAGGCAAGCTCTGGGAGGCGTTCGAGTCCGAAGAGCGGGTCATTCTGCTGATCGATGAAATCGACAAGGCTGACATCGAGTTCCCTAACGACTTGCTGCAAGAACTCGACAAGATGGAGTTCTACGTTTACGAGATCGACGAGACCATCAAGGCCAAGAAGCGCCCGATCATCATCATTACCTCTAACAATGAAAAAGAGCTGCCGGATGCCTTCCTGCGCCGCTGCTTCTTCCACTACATCGCCTTCCCCGACCGCACCACCCTGCAGAAAATCGTTGACGTGCACTACCCGGACATCAAGAAGGATCTGGTCAGCGAAGCGCTGGACGTGTTCTTCGATGTGCGCAAGGTGCCGGGCCTGAAGAAGAAGCCGTCGACCTCGGAACTGGTCGACTGGCTCAAGCTGCTGATGGCCGACAACATCGGCGAAGCGGTGCTGCGCGAACGTGATCCGACTAAAGCCATCCCGCCGCTGGCCGGTGCGCTGGTGAAGAACGAACAGGACGTGCAACTGCTTGAGCGCCTGGCGTTCATGAGCCGTCGCGGCACCCGCTAA
- a CDS encoding DUF748 domain-containing protein translates to MKRRYSWPLGIFAVVVVLLIALHIALPYMVRDYLNGKLADMGDYRGQITDVDLALWRGAYKINGLKIVKVDGKVPVPFVNAPLIDLAVSWHSLWYDHAVVAQVKFVNPEINFVDGGANKQNSQTGQGTDWRAQLGKLLPITLDEVQIQDGKISFRNFNSKPPVNMNATNVDASIYNLTNVVDKQGKRDARFEGKALLLGHAPLETTATFDPLSNFEDFEFRLRAKDIELKRMNDFASAYGKFDFNAGHGDVVIEAQAKKAQVNGYIKPLLRDVEVFNWQQDVENKNKSIFRSVWEALVGGTETVLKNQAKNQFATKVELRGNVHQQNISAFEAFLQILRNGFVQAFNARYERPKPDAG, encoded by the coding sequence ATGAAGCGTCGCTACAGTTGGCCACTAGGGATTTTCGCCGTCGTCGTTGTGCTGCTGATCGCGCTGCATATTGCGCTGCCTTACATGGTGCGCGACTACCTGAACGGCAAACTCGCGGATATGGGTGATTATCGGGGCCAGATCACTGATGTCGATCTGGCCCTATGGCGCGGCGCCTACAAGATCAACGGGCTGAAAATCGTCAAGGTCGACGGCAAGGTACCGGTACCATTCGTTAACGCACCGCTGATCGATCTGGCGGTCAGCTGGCATTCGCTGTGGTACGACCATGCTGTGGTGGCGCAAGTGAAATTCGTCAATCCCGAGATCAATTTCGTCGATGGCGGGGCCAACAAGCAGAACTCCCAGACCGGTCAAGGAACCGACTGGCGCGCGCAACTGGGTAAATTGCTGCCGATCACCCTCGACGAAGTACAGATTCAAGACGGCAAGATCAGCTTCCGCAACTTCAACTCAAAACCACCAGTGAACATGAACGCGACCAACGTCGACGCCAGCATCTACAACCTGACCAACGTAGTCGACAAACAGGGCAAACGCGACGCCCGCTTTGAAGGCAAAGCCCTGCTGCTGGGGCATGCACCGCTGGAAACCACCGCCACGTTCGACCCGCTGAGCAACTTCGAGGACTTCGAATTCCGTCTGCGCGCCAAAGACATCGAACTTAAACGAATGAACGACTTCGCCTCGGCCTACGGCAAGTTCGACTTCAACGCCGGCCACGGTGACGTGGTGATCGAAGCCCAGGCAAAAAAGGCCCAGGTCAACGGCTACATCAAACCGCTGCTGCGCGATGTCGAAGTGTTCAACTGGCAGCAGGACGTGGAAAACAAGAACAAGAGCATTTTCCGCTCGGTCTGGGAGGCGCTGGTGGGCGGCACGGAAACCGTGCTGAAGAACCAGGCGAAAAACCAGTTCGCCACCAAAGTTGAGCTCAGAGGCAACGTACATCAGCAAAATATCAGCGCGTTCGAAGCGTTTTTGCAGATTTTGCGTAATGGTTTCGTACAGGCATTCAATGCGCGGTATGAGCGGCCGAAGCCGGATGCGGGTTAG
- the cysK gene encoding cysteine synthase A has protein sequence MSRIFADNAHSIGNTPLVQINRIAPRGVTILAKIEGRNPGYSVKCRIGANMIWDAESSGKLKPGMTIVEPTSGNTGIGLAFVAAARGYKLMLTMPASMSIERRKVLKALGAELVLTEPAKGMKGAIEKAAEIVASDADKYFMPAQFDNPANPAIHEKTTGPEIWNDTDGAVDVLVAGVGTGGTITGVSRYIKNTQGKPILSVAVEPMSSPVITQALAGEEIKPSPHKIQGIGAGFVPKNLDLSMVDRVEQVTDDESKAMALRLMQEEGILCGISCGAAMAVAVRLAETPEMQGKTIVVILPDSGERYLSSMLFSDLFTEQETQQ, from the coding sequence ATGAGCCGTATTTTTGCTGACAACGCCCATTCCATCGGTAATACGCCGCTGGTGCAGATCAACCGTATCGCGCCGCGTGGCGTGACTATTCTGGCCAAGATCGAAGGGCGCAACCCCGGTTATTCGGTCAAGTGCCGGATCGGCGCCAACATGATCTGGGACGCCGAAAGCAGCGGCAAACTCAAGCCGGGCATGACCATTGTCGAGCCTACGTCGGGTAATACAGGCATTGGCCTGGCATTTGTGGCTGCTGCCCGTGGTTACAAATTGATGCTGACCATGCCGGCCTCGATGAGTATCGAGCGTCGCAAGGTTCTCAAGGCTTTGGGCGCCGAACTGGTGTTGACCGAGCCGGCCAAGGGCATGAAAGGCGCCATCGAAAAGGCCGCCGAGATCGTTGCCAGCGATGCCGATAAATACTTCATGCCGGCGCAGTTCGACAACCCGGCCAACCCGGCGATTCACGAAAAAACCACGGGTCCGGAAATCTGGAACGACACCGATGGCGCCGTCGATGTACTGGTCGCGGGCGTCGGCACCGGCGGAACCATCACCGGTGTTTCGCGGTATATCAAGAATACCCAGGGCAAACCGATCCTGTCGGTAGCGGTGGAGCCGATGTCATCGCCAGTAATCACCCAAGCGCTGGCCGGTGAAGAGATCAAACCGAGCCCGCACAAGATTCAGGGGATCGGTGCCGGTTTTGTGCCGAAAAACCTTGATCTGTCGATGGTGGACCGAGTCGAGCAGGTCACCGACGACGAATCCAAGGCCATGGCGCTGCGCTTGATGCAGGAAGAAGGGATTTTGTGCGGCATCTCCTGCGGTGCAGCGATGGCGGTAGCAGTGCGTCTGGCTGAGACTCCGGAAATGCAGGGCAAGACTATCGTGGTGATTCTGCCGGACTCCGGCGAGCGTTATCTGTCGAGCATGTTGTTCAGTGATCTGTTTACCGAACAGGAGACGCAGCAGTAA
- a CDS encoding aspartyl/asparaginyl beta-hydroxylase domain-containing protein → MTFSLAAKVLVLLLFVGSILYVHLRGKARLPVLRQFVNHSALFAPYNALMYLFSGVPSKPYLDRSKFPELDVLRDNWETIRDEAMHLFDEGYIRAAEKNNDAGFGSFFKKGWKRFYLKWYDKPLPSAETLCPKTVALVSAIPNVKGAMFALLPGGSHLNPHRDPFAGSLRYHLGLSTPNSDDCRIFVDGQVYAWRDGEDVMFDETYVHWVKNETDQTRVILFCDVERPLSNRFMTRINRSISAWLGRATAPQNLDDERVGGINQAYAWSKNFSDKFSGVVKQWKRRHPKAYRVMRPVLAVVVLTLLGYWLFG, encoded by the coding sequence ATGACCTTTTCGTTAGCCGCCAAGGTATTGGTGCTGCTGCTGTTTGTGGGCAGCATCCTGTATGTGCATTTGCGCGGCAAGGCGCGTTTGCCGGTTCTGCGCCAGTTCGTCAACCACTCGGCACTGTTCGCCCCGTACAACGCCTTGATGTACCTGTTCTCCGGCGTCCCGTCCAAGCCGTACCTGGATCGCAGCAAGTTCCCGGAACTGGATGTGCTGCGCGACAACTGGGAAACCATTCGCGACGAAGCCATGCATTTGTTCGATGAGGGCTATATTCGCGCGGCGGAAAAGAACAACGACGCCGGTTTCGGCTCGTTCTTCAAGAAGGGCTGGAAGCGTTTCTACCTCAAGTGGTATGACAAACCTCTACCATCTGCCGAAACCCTGTGCCCGAAAACCGTGGCGCTGGTCAGCGCGATTCCCAACGTCAAAGGGGCGATGTTTGCGTTGCTGCCGGGGGGCAGTCACCTGAACCCGCATCGTGACCCGTTTGCCGGCTCGCTGCGCTATCACCTCGGCCTGTCGACGCCGAACTCCGACGATTGCCGGATCTTCGTCGATGGCCAGGTCTACGCCTGGCGTGACGGCGAAGACGTGATGTTCGACGAAACCTACGTGCACTGGGTCAAGAACGAAACCGACCAAACCCGCGTGATTCTGTTCTGCGACGTCGAGCGTCCGCTGAGCAACCGCTTCATGACCCGCATCAATCGCTCGATCAGCGCTTGGCTCGGCCGTGCGACCGCACCGCAGAACCTTGATGATGAACGCGTCGGCGGGATCAACCAGGCCTATGCCTGGAGCAAGAACTTCAGCGACAAGTTCAGTGGCGTGGTCAAACAGTGGAAGCGCCGTCATCCGAAGGCTTACCGCGTGATGCGGCCGGTGTTGGCAGTGGTGGTGTTGACGTTGTTGGGGTATTGGCTGTTTGGTTGA
- a CDS encoding DMT family transporter, translating into MFVLSKKSALAAASTSLFVLLWSSGAIFSKWGLAHASPFAFLLIRFVIALCGLLLLAPLLKLKLPKGGRPMLFAIATGVVLLGAYQIFYLLALNTKVTPGVMATIMGVQPILTVVFMERQRSASRLFGLALGLAGLIMVVYQGISLAGMSWAGMLFGLLALASMTLGSIMQKRITDNPLGTLPVQYLAGLLLCGIFVPFQPFHFEHSTGFIVPVLWMGLVVSVLATLLLYRLIARGNLVNVTSLFYLVPAVTAVMDYLIFDNRLAVLSVLGMLLIIVGLAFVFRKTS; encoded by the coding sequence ATGTTTGTCCTTTCGAAAAAATCCGCGCTCGCGGCTGCGTCCACGAGCCTGTTCGTTCTGCTGTGGAGCAGCGGGGCGATCTTCTCCAAATGGGGCCTGGCGCACGCTTCGCCGTTTGCCTTTCTGCTGATTCGCTTTGTGATTGCCCTGTGTGGGCTTCTGCTGTTGGCGCCGCTGCTCAAACTGAAGTTGCCCAAGGGGGGGCGGCCGATGCTGTTTGCGATCGCCACGGGTGTGGTGTTGTTGGGCGCTTATCAGATTTTCTATCTGCTGGCGCTCAACACCAAAGTCACCCCCGGTGTGATGGCGACCATCATGGGCGTGCAGCCGATTCTCACCGTCGTCTTCATGGAGCGGCAGCGCTCGGCCAGCCGCCTGTTCGGTCTGGCGCTGGGGCTGGCGGGGCTGATCATGGTGGTGTACCAGGGCATCAGTCTGGCCGGGATGTCCTGGGCGGGAATGCTGTTTGGTCTGTTGGCGCTGGCGAGCATGACGCTGGGCTCGATCATGCAGAAACGCATCACCGACAATCCCCTCGGCACACTGCCGGTGCAATATCTGGCCGGGCTATTGTTGTGCGGGATCTTCGTGCCGTTTCAGCCGTTCCATTTTGAACACAGCACCGGTTTTATCGTGCCGGTGTTGTGGATGGGGCTGGTGGTCTCGGTGCTGGCGACGCTGTTGCTGTATCGGCTGATCGCGCGGGGCAATCTGGTGAATGTCACCAGTTTGTTCTATCTGGTACCGGCGGTGACGGCGGTGATGGATTATCTGATTTTCGACAATCGCCTGGCAGTGTTGAGTGTGCTGGGGATGCTGTTGATCATTGTCGGTCTAGCGTTTGTGTTCCGTAAAACCAGCTAA
- a CDS encoding DMT family transporter produces the protein MSPVDIFRMLSLAAIWGASFLFMRIIAPVIGTIPTGFFRVSIAAAGLLVILGLMRVRWDFKGKLKTVMLLGVINSGIPATLYSVAAQVLPAGYSAIFNATTPLMGVLIGGLFFSEKLSAAKLGGVFLGLFGVGVLTRAGPVAFDLQLLMGAVACLLATTCYGFAGFLARRWLDQAGGLDSRLSALGSMLGATLFLLPLFIYSVISAPPVSWGGWNVWLSLLGLGLGCTAFAYIIYFRLLSSIGPVKSMTVTFMIPPFGVLWGALLLDEPLSMAHVYGGVLIAAALWLVLKPAVVKSAEVPAR, from the coding sequence GTGAGCCCTGTCGATATTTTCCGTATGTTGTCGCTGGCGGCCATATGGGGCGCGAGCTTTCTGTTCATGCGCATTATTGCGCCGGTGATCGGCACGATTCCGACCGGGTTCTTTCGCGTGTCGATTGCGGCTGCAGGGCTGCTGGTAATCCTCGGGCTGATGCGCGTGCGCTGGGATTTCAAAGGCAAACTGAAAACCGTGATGCTGCTGGGCGTCATCAACTCAGGGATTCCGGCGACGCTGTATTCGGTTGCGGCCCAGGTACTGCCGGCCGGCTACTCGGCGATTTTCAATGCCACCACGCCGCTGATGGGCGTACTGATTGGCGGGTTGTTCTTCAGTGAAAAACTCTCCGCAGCCAAGTTGGGTGGGGTGTTTCTCGGGCTATTCGGTGTTGGCGTGCTGACCCGTGCCGGCCCCGTGGCGTTCGACTTGCAGCTGTTGATGGGCGCCGTTGCCTGTCTGCTCGCAACCACTTGTTATGGTTTTGCCGGATTCCTCGCGCGGCGCTGGCTGGATCAGGCCGGTGGACTGGACAGTCGTCTGTCGGCGCTGGGCAGCATGCTCGGTGCGACGTTGTTCCTGTTGCCGTTGTTCATTTATAGCGTGATCAGCGCTCCACCCGTCAGTTGGGGCGGCTGGAATGTCTGGCTGTCGCTGCTGGGCCTGGGTCTGGGCTGCACGGCGTTTGCCTACATCATTTATTTCCGCCTGCTCAGTTCGATCGGCCCGGTGAAGTCGATGACCGTGACCTTCATGATTCCGCCGTTTGGCGTGCTGTGGGGGGCGTTGTTGCTGGATGAGCCGTTATCGATGGCGCATGTCTACGGCGGGGTGTTGATTGCGGCGGCGTTGTGGTTGGTGTTGAAGCCGGCGGTGGTGAAGTCGGCTGAGGTGCCGGCCCGATAA
- a CDS encoding methyl-accepting chemotaxis protein — MSIRNLRIGLRASLSFAVLASLLVVVGLFGLGQMKTLRESAAVIEESWMPSIESIHDAAANIASIRLESLRLITNSQPAVRDRSNGILKAQREELLKRLNDHKALIASDQEQAMLDGLNAAVGKYLSILDQIVSQIDAGQNEQAATRLSNELAPQGTVLDKTLEQMISLNQQGADAAAKAAAQMYQQALWIVATIIVVALIATLLLAWLLTRSITTPINQALNVARRIAAGNLNGEIISSGKDEASQLLDALAEMQGNLRSTIRGISESAQQLASAAEEMSSVMEQSTRGLQQQNDQIEQAATAVTEMSTAVDEVAANAVSSAEASAASNEDSKHGHVQVSETISSIQQLVDAVLGASGQAEGLATQAQNISKVLEVIRGIAGQTNLLALNAAIEAARAGEAGRGFAVVADEVRSLAQRTQNSTEEIELMISSIQQGTGATVGALQSSAEQAGQTLRRANSAGQALEKITASISQINQRNLVIASAAEQQALVAREVDQNLVTIRDLSTQTAAGATQTSAASQELSRLAVDLNGLVTRFVI, encoded by the coding sequence ATGTCTATCCGGAATCTGCGCATAGGTTTGCGCGCCAGTTTGAGCTTCGCCGTTTTGGCCAGTCTGCTGGTGGTGGTCGGCCTGTTCGGTCTGGGCCAGATGAAAACCCTGCGCGAAAGTGCTGCGGTGATCGAAGAATCATGGATGCCGAGCATCGAGAGCATTCATGACGCGGCGGCGAACATCGCCAGCATCCGTCTCGAATCGTTGCGTCTGATCACCAACTCCCAGCCTGCTGTGCGCGACCGAAGCAACGGCATCCTCAAGGCGCAACGTGAGGAGTTGCTCAAACGCCTCAACGATCATAAAGCCTTGATCGCCAGTGATCAGGAACAAGCGATGCTCGACGGCTTGAACGCGGCCGTTGGCAAATACCTGAGCATTCTCGATCAGATTGTCAGCCAGATTGACGCGGGGCAGAACGAGCAGGCTGCCACGCGTTTGAGCAACGAACTGGCACCGCAGGGCACTGTGCTCGACAAGACGCTGGAGCAGATGATCAGCCTCAACCAACAAGGCGCGGATGCCGCCGCCAAAGCCGCTGCGCAGATGTATCAGCAGGCATTATGGATCGTCGCAACGATCATCGTGGTCGCCCTGATTGCCACATTGCTATTGGCCTGGTTGCTGACCCGCAGCATCACCACGCCGATCAATCAGGCACTGAATGTGGCGCGGCGCATTGCTGCCGGCAATCTCAATGGCGAAATTATCAGTAGCGGCAAAGATGAGGCGTCGCAGTTGCTCGACGCCTTGGCCGAGATGCAGGGCAATCTGCGCTCGACCATCCGCGGTATTAGCGAATCGGCACAGCAACTGGCTTCCGCTGCCGAGGAAATGAGTTCGGTGATGGAGCAAAGTACTCGCGGCCTGCAGCAGCAGAACGATCAAATCGAACAAGCCGCCACGGCGGTCACCGAGATGAGCACAGCAGTGGATGAAGTCGCCGCCAACGCTGTGTCCAGCGCCGAAGCGTCCGCTGCCTCCAACGAAGACAGCAAGCACGGCCATGTACAGGTCAGCGAAACCATCAGCTCGATTCAGCAACTGGTCGATGCGGTACTCGGTGCTTCCGGACAAGCCGAGGGTCTGGCCACGCAGGCGCAGAACATCAGCAAAGTGCTGGAGGTGATTCGCGGGATTGCCGGGCAGACCAACCTGTTGGCGCTCAATGCGGCGATCGAAGCGGCTCGGGCCGGTGAGGCCGGCCGCGGCTTCGCCGTGGTCGCCGATGAAGTGCGTTCGCTGGCCCAACGCACGCAAAATTCCACCGAAGAAATCGAGCTGATGATCAGCAGCATCCAGCAAGGCACCGGGGCAACCGTTGGCGCGTTGCAGAGCAGTGCCGAACAGGCGGGTCAGACGCTGCGCCGCGCCAACAGTGCCGGTCAGGCACTGGAAAAAATCACCGCGTCGATCTCGCAGATCAACCAACGCAACCTGGTGATCGCCAGCGCGGCCGAGCAGCAGGCATTGGTGGCGCGTGAGGTCGATCAGAATCTGGTGACCATCCGTGACCTCTCAACGCAGACCGCCGCCGGCGCCACTCAGACCTCGGCCGCGAGCCAGGAACTGTCGCGTCTGGCCGTCGATCTCAACGGCCTGGTGACACGCTTTGTGATCTGA